A single genomic interval of Pochonia chlamydosporia 170 chromosome 7, whole genome shotgun sequence harbors:
- a CDS encoding ketoisovalerate reductase (similar to Metarhizium acridum CQMa 102 XP_007810440.1): protein MSSSQQPAWLKTLLADQGPPPKLFAWTPENLGPGAKYNGPASLRPKRDDLDERIYILGVGNIGRLYASYIARQPVPPGITLVVHRKELLSQWVEGDGVELTRDNTVIKNKDFDIEWWTQTAPDHGPVREVADGEKIRNLFISTKASAAMPEADRLRGYLDRHSTVAFAQNGMSKLWPPHGQAYIAGRYQAGNEPSFLACIVHHGVLSTGPFKSIHTAPADASIGPVLLNPQPPPSVEFLTRRITDAPLLNSKSVSAGELWLLQLEKLVMNAVINPLTALLRCKNGELFAGGEHDNPLRQVLHKLLAETSAVLQALVNHDSSASLLASYANQNQPTNSDHSVENVRKLQRELTDRFSLPCLKKKLYTFGIKVGENRSSMLQDVEAGKPTEIRDFNGWLVDIAAFLGQGLDVSTHQALIELVEANSILDKDALVKRLL, encoded by the coding sequence atgtcatccagcCAACAGCCTGCCTGGTTGAAAACTCTTCTTGCAGATCAGGGACCTCCACCCAAGTTGTTTGCATGGACACCCGAAAATCTCGGTCCGGGTGCAAAATATAATGGCCCTGCTAGCCTTAGACCGAAAAGGGATGACCTGGATGAGCGGATATACATCCTCGGAGTCGGCAACATTGGAAGACTTTATGCAAGCTATATAGCGAGGCAGCCTGTGCCTCCGGGCATTACCCTCGTGGTTCACAGAAAGGAACTTCTGTCTCAATGGGTTGAGGGCGATGGTGTCGAGCTCACTCGTGATAACACCGTCATTAAGAACAAGGATTTCGATATTGAGTGGTGGACTCAAACTGCCCCGGACCATGGCCCTGTACGGGAAGTGGCGGACGGTGAAAAAATACGCAACCTTTTCATATCAACCAAGGCATCGGCCGCCATGCCAGAAGCAGATCGACTCCGAGGATACTTGGACAGGCACAGCACTGTTGCCTTTGCTCAGAATGGCATGTCCAAGCTCTGGCCACCGCACGGCCAAGCATATATTGCCGGTCGATATCAGGCAGGCAACGAGCCCAGTTTTCTAGCTTGTATTGTTCACCATGGCGTGCTGTCTACAGGTCCCTTCAAGAGCATTCACACTGCTCCAGCGGACGCATCCATTGGTCCGGTACTCCTTAACCCACAACCTCCCCCCAGTGTTGAATTTTTGACGAGGCGAATCACTGATGCGCCGCTGCTGAATTCCAAGTCCGTCTCGGCCGGCGAGCTTTGGCTGCTTCAACTCGAAAAGCTCGTAATGAATGCCGTTATCAACCCCCTGACGGCACTGCTACGTTGCAAAAACGGTGAGTTATTTGCAGGCGGCGAGCATGATAACCCCCTACGGCAGGTGCTACACAAACTACTGGCGGAAACGAGCGCTGTTCTTCAGGCCCTTGTAAATCACGACAGCAGTGCCAGTCTCCTAGCCTCGTATGCGAACCAAAATCAACCGACCAATTCAGACCACTCCGTCGAGAACGTCCGCAAGCTGCAGAGAGAGCTAACAGACCGGTTTTCTCTGCCGTGTCTAAAGAAGAAGCTCTATACATTTGGTATCAAGGTTGGTGAAAATCGAAGCTCTATGCTTCAAGATGTGGAGGCGGGAAAACCAACGGAGATTAGAGATTTCAATGGCTGGTTGGTAGACATTGCAGCTTTCCTCGGCCAGGGCCTGGACGTGTCAACACACCAAGCCCTCATAGAACTGGTTGAGGCGAATTCAATTTTGGATAAGGATGCCCTGGTAAAGAGACTTCTCTAA
- a CDS encoding MYB DNA-binding domain-containing protein (similar to Metarhizium acridum CQMa 102 XP_007810439.1), protein MQLDSSQMGGHRLGHVQFGSATSVTTPMYAATASPTEGHASFVANSVNRIRKDDFDISMGGVASLGQSSLDTMPSNSIGAAYGQAAAAAAASSGVGSLSHQAQGPQLHHHHHLPDLGHLSKSMRRDDGSGAPSMVGQVGMPPPAPRPRGPKLKFTAEDDQLLIELKEQKNLTWKQIADFFPGRSSGTLQVRYCTKLKAKTTQWTDEMDHKLRTALTDYENEKWRIVAHKVGSGFTPAACRERVLELIGADDPDATWQSMSPRSASAAEESDTMELPQIHRPWHG, encoded by the exons ATGCAGTTGGACTCGTCACAGATGGGTGGCCATCGCCTTGGTCATGTTCAGTTCGGCTCGGCAACCTCTGTAACGACACCCATGTACGCTGCTACGGCATCGCCTACGGAAGGACATGCGTCATTTGTTGCGAACAGCGTCAACAGAATTCGTAAAGATGACTTCGATATTTCGATGGGTGGAGTTGCCTCGTTAGGGCAGTCAAGTTTGGATACGATGCCGTCTAATTCCATCGGGGCAGCCTATGGACaagcagcggcggcagcggcagcatcCTCCGGCGTTGGGAGTTTGTCTCACCAAGCACAAGGTCCGCAAttgcaccaccatcatcaccttccaGATCTAGGGCATCTATCCAAATCCATGCGACGAGATGATGGTAGCGGAGCGCCGAGTATGGTTGGACAAGTAGGGATGCCACCACCAGCGCCACGCCCGCGCGGCCCGAAACTGAAGTTTACCGCTGAAGATGACCAGCTTCTTATCGAGTTAAAAGAGCAAAAGAACTTGACGTGGAAGCAAATTGCGGATTTCTTCCCTGGACGGTCATCAGGTACCTTACAGGTCCGTTATTGCACAAAGTTGAAGGCCAAAACTACGCAATGGACTGACGAGATG GACCATAAGCTTCGAACTGCTCTGACCGACTATGAGAATGAAAAGTGGCGTATTGTTGCGCACAAAGTTGGATCCGGGTTTACACCAGCAGCGTGTAGGGAGAGAGTCTTGGAACTCATCGGCGCCGACGACCCTGATGCCACATGGCAATCCATGTCTCCGAGATCAGCCTCCGCAGCTGAGGAATCAGACACAATGGAACTACCGCAAATACACAGACCATGGCACGGATGA